One genomic region from Thermoleptolyngbya sichuanensis A183 encodes:
- a CDS encoding DNA adenine methylase: protein MIKSPLRYPGGKSRAIAQILPLLPERIAEFREPFVGGGSVFLAAQQQLREAPRLFWINDLNRDLVCFWKTARDQNEALVEKVSWLRSSFPTGRELYAFLLDEQNSSTDFDRAVRFFVMNRITFSGVMDSGGYSQQAYERRFTESAIARLARLPALLSGVQITHGDYAELLQKPGEDVFIFLDPPYLSATHSKLYGVKGNLHTAFDHARFAAAMQRCPHRWLITYDDSPEVRQLFRFATIVEWELQYGMNNYKQAIAARGKELFIKNY, encoded by the coding sequence ATGATTAAGAGTCCGTTGCGGTATCCAGGTGGCAAGTCGAGGGCGATAGCCCAGATTTTGCCGCTGCTGCCGGAGCGCATTGCCGAATTTCGAGAGCCGTTTGTCGGCGGTGGCTCCGTGTTTCTGGCAGCTCAGCAGCAGTTGCGTGAAGCTCCTCGCCTATTCTGGATCAACGACCTGAATCGCGACCTCGTTTGCTTCTGGAAAACTGCCCGCGATCAGAACGAGGCACTGGTCGAAAAAGTATCCTGGCTGCGTTCCAGTTTTCCAACCGGACGTGAACTGTACGCATTCCTGCTGGATGAACAAAACAGTTCTACGGATTTTGATCGTGCCGTTCGCTTTTTCGTGATGAACCGCATCACGTTTTCGGGCGTGATGGATTCTGGCGGCTATTCGCAGCAAGCCTACGAGCGGCGCTTTACCGAGTCGGCGATCGCCCGCCTTGCCAGACTTCCTGCCTTACTTTCAGGCGTACAGATTACGCATGGCGACTATGCAGAACTGCTGCAAAAGCCTGGCGAAGACGTGTTTATCTTCCTCGATCCGCCCTACTTATCTGCCACGCACTCTAAGCTATACGGAGTGAAAGGCAACTTGCACACGGCCTTTGACCATGCGCGATTTGCCGCCGCGATGCAGCGCTGCCCCCATCGCTGGCTGATTACCTACGACGACTCGCCAGAGGTGCGGCAGTTGTTTCGGTTTGCAACCATTGTGGAATGGGAGTTGCAATACGGCATGAATAACTACAAGCAGGCGATCGCCGCTAGGGGTAAGGAGTTGTTTATCAAAAATTACTGA
- a CDS encoding LL-diaminopimelate aminotransferase, with product MVTINDNYLKLKAGYLFPEIGRRVNAFAAANPDAPIIRLGIGDVTEPLPEACRTAMIKAVEDMGDRATFKGYGPEQGYSWLREAIATHDFQSRGCDISADEIFVSDGSKCDCGNILDIFGNNNTIAVTDPVYPVYVDTNVMAGHTGDANERGEYDGLVYLPISAENDFTAEIPSQKVDLIYLCFPNNPTGATATKEHLTDWVNYARAHGSIILFDAAYEAFITDPSLPHSIYEIEGARECAIEFRSFSKNAGFTGTRCALTVVPKSLKGKAADGSDVELWGLWNRRQSTKFNGVSYIVQRGAEAVYSPEGKAQTRALIDFYMENARIIREQLTNAGIQVHGGVNAPYVWVKTPHGLSSWDFFDKLLHTCNVVGTPGSGFGAAGEGYFRISAFNSRENVNKAMRRIVEKFKS from the coding sequence ATGGTGACCATCAATGACAACTATTTGAAGCTTAAGGCAGGCTACCTGTTTCCGGAAATTGGGCGGCGGGTGAATGCCTTTGCGGCGGCGAATCCCGACGCGCCGATCATCCGGCTGGGCATTGGCGACGTGACCGAACCGCTGCCCGAAGCCTGCCGCACGGCAATGATCAAAGCCGTAGAAGACATGGGCGATCGCGCGACGTTCAAGGGCTATGGGCCAGAGCAAGGGTATAGCTGGCTGCGAGAGGCGATCGCCACCCATGATTTTCAATCGCGTGGCTGCGACATCAGCGCCGACGAAATCTTTGTCTCCGATGGCTCCAAGTGCGACTGTGGCAATATTTTGGACATCTTTGGCAACAACAACACCATCGCCGTTACCGACCCCGTGTATCCGGTTTACGTCGATACCAACGTTATGGCAGGGCACACGGGCGATGCCAACGAGCGCGGCGAATACGACGGACTAGTGTACTTACCCATCAGCGCCGAGAACGACTTCACCGCCGAGATCCCCAGCCAAAAAGTAGACCTGATCTACCTTTGCTTCCCCAACAACCCCACAGGCGCAACGGCGACCAAAGAACACCTGACCGACTGGGTAAACTACGCCCGCGCCCACGGCTCGATCATCCTGTTTGACGCGGCCTACGAAGCCTTTATCACCGATCCTTCGCTGCCGCATTCCATTTATGAAATCGAAGGGGCGAGGGAGTGTGCCATTGAGTTTCGCTCCTTTTCCAAAAATGCAGGCTTTACGGGCACTCGCTGCGCCCTCACCGTCGTTCCTAAATCTCTCAAGGGCAAAGCGGCTGACGGCTCCGACGTAGAGCTATGGGGACTGTGGAACCGTCGCCAGTCCACCAAGTTCAACGGCGTGTCCTACATCGTACAGCGCGGCGCAGAGGCGGTCTACTCGCCCGAAGGTAAGGCTCAGACCCGCGCTCTGATCGACTTTTATATGGAAAACGCCCGCATTATTCGGGAACAGTTGACAAATGCTGGAATTCAGGTTCACGGCGGCGTAAACGCGCCCTACGTCTGGGTAAAAACGCCCCACGGTTTGTCAAGCTGGGATTTCTTTGACAAGTTGCTGCACACCTGCAACGTCGTCGGCACGCCGGGTTCCGGCTTTGGTGCGGCAGGCGAGGGCTACTTCCGCATTTCCGCCTTCAATAGCCGCGAGAACGTAAACAAAGCGATGCGCCGAATTGTGGAAAAGTTCAAAAGCTGA
- a CDS encoding carboxypeptidase-like regulatory domain-containing protein: MRLEGRVKQYLGRSLGLILLLGTLAVPALAHEVGLRAIVQARGVRGESITYSESTLPQNAQIVSVEIIADYSTGEPMAGAQVLIFAPGNPSVPWQRGTSDRQGRYRFTPDLSRRGRWTIRVEDAGHSSFINLMI; the protein is encoded by the coding sequence ATGCGACTAGAAGGCAGGGTCAAGCAGTATCTAGGGCGATCGCTCGGCCTGATCTTGCTGCTGGGCACGTTAGCCGTTCCAGCCCTGGCCCACGAAGTCGGCTTAAGGGCCATCGTGCAGGCGCGGGGTGTGCGGGGGGAGAGCATTACCTACAGCGAATCTACGCTGCCCCAAAATGCTCAGATAGTCTCGGTGGAAATCATCGCCGACTATAGCACCGGGGAACCGATGGCAGGCGCACAGGTGTTGATCTTTGCGCCGGGGAATCCCAGTGTGCCCTGGCAACGGGGGACGAGCGATCGCCAGGGTCGCTACAGGTTCACGCCGGATTTATCCAGACGCGGCCGCTGGACAATCCGAGTAGAAGATGCCGGTCACAGCAGCTTCATAAACCTAATGATTTAG
- a CDS encoding DUF1517 domain-containing protein, protein MRDRFQQLSGKTRFVVCRIFLHLAGREVAPLLGVLNQAGQRAIAAEGDLDVLGEELVTLCDHLLEYEPYWQSAANEGDVFWDEGEAGDYVTELFTDSAQRYGSGAELLDSDTEDAETPLILPITQNLVVMITVAYEGEVPTLETDLTNASALRMGLKSIINLHHNEKLRAIQVHFSPAQLGDELTYDELLQHYPELVPL, encoded by the coding sequence CTGCGCGATCGCTTTCAACAACTCAGCGGCAAAACGCGGTTTGTCGTGTGTCGTATTTTTCTGCACTTAGCCGGCCGCGAGGTTGCGCCACTGCTGGGCGTGCTGAACCAGGCTGGACAGCGGGCGATCGCCGCCGAGGGTGACCTAGACGTGCTGGGGGAAGAACTCGTCACCCTCTGCGACCACCTGCTAGAGTACGAACCGTACTGGCAGTCTGCCGCAAACGAAGGCGATGTTTTCTGGGACGAGGGCGAAGCGGGCGACTACGTGACGGAACTCTTTACCGACTCGGCCCAGCGCTATGGCAGCGGTGCAGAACTGCTGGACTCGGACACCGAGGATGCAGAAACGCCGCTGATTCTGCCCATTACTCAAAACTTGGTGGTAATGATCACCGTCGCCTATGAAGGCGAAGTGCCTACCCTGGAAACCGACCTAACCAACGCCAGCGCCCTGCGAATGGGTCTAAAGTCTATCATCAACCTGCATCACAACGAAAAGCTGCGGGCGATTCAGGTGCATTTTTCCCCGGCGCAACTGGGCGACGAACTCACCTACGACGAGCTATTGCAGCATTACCCCGAACTTGTTCCCCTGTAG
- a CDS encoding threo-3-hydroxy-L-aspartate ammonia-lyase, with product MALAASTSNQVNELPVSYADVAAAAERLAGVAHRTPVMTSRTVNDRTGCEVFFKCENLQRMGAFKFRGAYNALSQLAPEEKQRGVLTYSSGNHAQAIALSGKLLDIPTTIVMPADAPQVKQDATRGYGAKVVLYDRAEAVREQVAQQIAQERGAVVIPPYNHPHVIAGQGTAAKELIEEVGELDYLLVCCGGGGLLSGCAIAAHTLSPSCRVIGVEPAAGDDATRSFHTKTLQTVQNPNTIADGARTPALGSLTFPLVLHYVHDMVAVPDDALLRTLFFLWERMKLVIEPTGALAATALLEGYLPQVTGRVGVLISGGNVDLRQIGALMAEILPADR from the coding sequence ATGGCACTTGCTGCTTCAACTTCCAATCAGGTCAACGAGTTGCCCGTGTCCTACGCCGATGTGGCAGCGGCGGCAGAACGGCTGGCCGGCGTAGCCCACCGCACGCCCGTCATGACCAGCCGCACGGTGAACGATCGCACGGGCTGCGAGGTGTTTTTCAAATGCGAGAACTTGCAGCGGATGGGCGCGTTCAAGTTTCGCGGGGCGTATAACGCGCTGTCGCAGCTTGCGCCCGAAGAGAAACAGCGGGGCGTGCTGACTTACTCATCGGGAAACCATGCCCAGGCGATCGCCCTCTCTGGCAAGCTGCTGGACATTCCCACCACCATCGTCATGCCCGCCGATGCGCCCCAGGTAAAGCAGGATGCCACGCGGGGCTATGGCGCAAAGGTGGTGCTGTATGACCGCGCCGAAGCCGTGCGCGAACAAGTGGCCCAGCAAATCGCCCAGGAGCGCGGCGCAGTGGTGATTCCGCCCTACAACCATCCGCACGTCATCGCCGGCCAGGGCACGGCGGCAAAGGAACTGATCGAAGAGGTGGGCGAGCTGGATTACCTGCTGGTGTGCTGTGGGGGCGGCGGGCTGCTGTCGGGCTGTGCGATCGCCGCCCACACGCTTTCCCCAAGTTGCCGGGTGATCGGCGTGGAACCCGCAGCCGGAGACGACGCGACCCGCTCGTTTCATACCAAAACGCTGCAAACCGTGCAAAATCCCAACACGATCGCCGACGGCGCACGCACCCCCGCGCTGGGTAGCCTCACCTTTCCCCTGGTGCTGCACTACGTTCACGACATGGTGGCCGTGCCCGACGACGCGCTACTGCGGACGCTGTTTTTCCTGTGGGAGCGGATGAAGCTGGTGATCGAGCCGACGGGAGCGCTGGCTGCCACAGCCCTGCTCGAAGGCTACTTGCCCCAGGTTACCGGGCGCGTCGGTGTGCTGATCAGCGGCGGCAACGTAGACCTTCGGCAAATTGGGGCGCTGATGGCGGAAATCCTCCCTGCTGATAGGTGA
- a CDS encoding DUF4058 family protein, whose translation MDPYLEGYLWSDVHNALANKIRQMLVPLLRPRYTARLEVYLVEDTSPESEIGILYPDVEVLQVQPTEASRQTGRASQGATATTPALLTLPLLLPVEVRIPTIEIRDTAQNRLISCIEILSPVNKREPGLSEYRRKRQRLYQANVHLIEIDLLRRGARPYNHPRLPAVPYLVTLTRAHSGLVEVWAIALADELPTLPVPLQAPDEAVPLDLGAALRAIYDEAAYDLSIDYRQPPPPPALSELDMEWLRSQIEKA comes from the coding sequence ATGGACCCCTATCTTGAAGGCTATCTCTGGTCAGATGTACACAACGCCCTTGCCAACAAAATTCGGCAAATGCTCGTGCCGCTGCTGCGCCCTCGCTACACAGCGCGACTGGAAGTGTACCTGGTCGAAGATACGTCGCCAGAGAGTGAAATCGGCATTTTGTATCCTGATGTAGAAGTGCTTCAGGTGCAGCCGACTGAGGCGAGTCGCCAAACAGGCCGAGCGTCCCAAGGCGCAACGGCAACCACGCCTGCCCTCCTAACCCTGCCGCTGCTTCTACCCGTCGAAGTTCGCATTCCAACCATCGAGATTCGCGATACGGCTCAGAATCGGTTGATTAGCTGCATTGAAATTCTGTCTCCGGTCAATAAGCGAGAACCTGGATTGAGCGAATATCGCCGCAAGCGGCAACGGCTCTATCAAGCCAATGTGCATTTGATTGAGATCGATTTGCTACGGCGAGGCGCTCGTCCGTATAATCATCCGCGCTTGCCTGCGGTGCCTTATCTGGTAACGCTGACTCGCGCCCATTCTGGATTAGTGGAGGTTTGGGCGATCGCCCTTGCGGATGAGCTACCCACTCTTCCAGTGCCGCTGCAAGCGCCCGATGAGGCGGTGCCACTTGATTTGGGGGCAGCTTTGAGGGCTATCTACGACGAGGCCGCCTATGACTTGTCGATTGACTACCGGCAGCCACCGCCGCCCCCCGCGCTCTCTGAACTGGACATGGAATGGCTACGGTCACAAATTGAAAAGGCTTAG